In Nostoc sp. GT001, a genomic segment contains:
- a CDS encoding R3H domain-containing nucleic acid-binding protein encodes MTITDDLQKLLDILPQDLQQVLESHPKRDSLVEVVLDLGRRPEARFPNQAEYLSEVPVTQEQIDDCIQRVGIFGGDNRAGIEQTLHRISAIRNRTGKIIGLTCRVGRAVFGTIGMIRDLVETGKSILMLGRPGVGKTTALREIARVLADDLHKRVVIIDTSNEIAGDGDVAHPAIGRARRMQVAHPNEQHQVMIEAVENHMPEVIVIDEIGTELEALAARTIAERGVQLVGTAHGNQIENLIKNPTLADLVGGIQAVTLGDDEARRRGSQKTVLERKAPPTFEIAVEMLERQRWTVHESVADTVDNLLRGRQPTPQTRTVDDHGKIAVTRQLAVVNGRGGQLGTVEDSFPAARPSNGWRSSGQMVALPQLPVERVTGRSEFDRLLDESFNYSESIDFDAATRVPGPNGEDLPLHVYPYGVSRHQLEQVISVLTLPVVLTKDIDSADAILALRSHVKNHAKLRQMAKARHVPIHMIKSSTIPQITRGLRRLLNIDDPEMADDRELQLFLHNGSDDEMDALEEARLAVEQIVIPKGQPVELLPRSPQVRKMQHELVEHYRLKSHSFGEEPNRRLRIYPA; translated from the coding sequence ATGACGATTACAGACGATCTCCAAAAGTTATTAGACATTTTGCCCCAAGACCTGCAACAAGTACTAGAGAGTCATCCCAAACGAGATAGTTTAGTAGAAGTGGTCTTGGATTTGGGTCGTCGCCCAGAAGCTCGCTTTCCTAATCAAGCTGAGTATTTGAGCGAAGTACCCGTTACTCAAGAACAAATAGATGATTGCATTCAACGAGTCGGAATCTTTGGCGGAGATAATCGGGCAGGAATTGAGCAAACTTTGCATCGGATCAGCGCTATTCGCAACCGCACTGGTAAGATTATTGGCTTGACCTGTCGCGTTGGTCGAGCCGTATTCGGAACCATTGGCATGATCCGCGACTTGGTAGAAACTGGTAAATCGATTCTCATGCTGGGGCGTCCAGGCGTGGGTAAAACTACTGCCTTACGGGAAATTGCCCGTGTTTTAGCGGACGATCTGCATAAGCGAGTGGTGATTATTGACACCTCCAACGAAATCGCTGGGGATGGTGATGTTGCCCACCCCGCCATTGGTCGCGCTCGGCGGATGCAAGTGGCTCATCCAAACGAACAGCATCAGGTGATGATTGAGGCAGTGGAAAACCACATGCCAGAGGTCATTGTCATTGATGAAATTGGCACGGAACTGGAAGCTTTAGCGGCTCGTACCATTGCGGAACGGGGCGTACAGTTGGTAGGTACTGCCCACGGGAATCAGATCGAAAACCTGATTAAAAACCCCACCCTAGCTGATTTAGTTGGGGGTATCCAAGCTGTGACCTTGGGAGATGATGAAGCCAGACGGCGAGGCTCTCAAAAGACCGTTTTGGAGCGCAAAGCCCCGCCTACCTTTGAAATTGCGGTGGAAATGTTAGAACGCCAACGCTGGACAGTACACGAAAGTGTTGCTGACACCGTAGATAATCTGTTGCGGGGGCGTCAACCTACTCCACAAACGAGAACCGTTGATGACCACGGCAAAATTGCGGTTACACGTCAGTTAGCTGTTGTCAACGGTCGTGGTGGACAGCTAGGAACAGTGGAGGATTCTTTCCCTGCCGCGCGACCGTCTAATGGCTGGCGTTCATCTGGACAAATGGTTGCACTACCCCAATTGCCTGTAGAGCGGGTAACTGGGCGCAGCGAGTTTGACCGTTTACTGGATGAATCCTTCAATTATTCTGAAAGCATTGATTTTGATGCTGCTACAAGAGTGCCAGGGCCCAATGGTGAAGATTTGCCATTGCACGTTTACCCTTATGGGGTTAGCCGCCACCAACTAGAACAGGTGATTAGCGTACTAACTTTGCCCGTAGTATTGACAAAAGATATAGATAGTGCTGATGCCATTTTAGCACTGCGATCGCACGTCAAAAACCACGCCAAATTACGCCAAATGGCCAAAGCTCGTCATGTACCCATCCACATGATTAAGTCCAGCACCATTCCCCAAATTACCCGTGGTTTGCGGCGGTTGCTAAACATCGACGACCCAGAGATGGCCGATGATAGAGAACTACAATTGTTTTTGCACAATGGTAGCGATGATGAGATGGATGCCTTAGAAGAAGCTAGACTTGCCGTTGAGCAAATTGTGATTCCTAAAGGACAGCCAGTCGAGTTATTGCCGCGTTCTCCCCAAGTCCGCAAAATGCAACATGAGTTGGTAGAACATTATCGCCTCAAGTCGCATAGTTTTGGCGAAGAACCAAATAGAAGATTACGGATTTATCCGGCGTAA
- a CDS encoding chlorophyll a/b-binding protein, whose amino-acid sequence MSDFKNSASIVSEDPNAVRFGFTPQSENWNGRLAMIGFVSAILIEAFSGQGLLHFWGIL is encoded by the coding sequence ATGTCAGATTTTAAGAATTCTGCGTCTATTGTTTCAGAAGATCCTAATGCTGTGCGTTTTGGCTTCACTCCTCAGAGTGAAAATTGGAACGGTCGTCTTGCAATGATTGGTTTTGTATCTGCGATTTTGATTGAAGCTTTTTCTGGTCAAGGGCTACTCCATTTCTGGGGTATCCTCTAA
- the rpsO gene encoding 30S ribosomal protein S15, protein MALTQLRKQEIISNYQVHETDTGSADVQVAMLTERINRLSEHLQANKKDHSSRRGLLKLIGQRKRLLAYISQESREKYQALIARLGIRG, encoded by the coding sequence ATGGCCCTCACGCAACTGCGGAAACAAGAAATAATCTCCAACTACCAAGTTCACGAAACTGACACTGGCTCGGCCGATGTCCAAGTTGCCATGCTAACTGAGCGCATTAACCGCCTCAGCGAACATCTCCAGGCAAATAAAAAAGACCATTCTTCTCGGCGGGGACTGTTAAAGCTAATCGGACAGCGCAAGCGTCTTCTAGCTTACATATCGCAAGAAAGCCGTGAAAAATATCAAGCTTTGATTGCTCGTCTCGGTATTCGTGGATAG
- a CDS encoding PAM68 family protein produces MSAEESERSRLPFEPNKKRQKPAKTQSKPAAQPQESVKQADKKVVYTKQEMAIPQVVSQRMIRRVAGFSGVPTALGISALVASYLLAAYSDIRLPPIAVLLVNMGLFGLGVLGITYGVLSASWDEEKVGSLLGLGEFNTNLGRMVAAWRETRQKNL; encoded by the coding sequence ATGTCTGCTGAAGAATCTGAACGCAGTCGTTTGCCCTTTGAACCGAACAAAAAGCGCCAAAAACCCGCAAAAACTCAAAGTAAACCAGCAGCACAGCCCCAAGAATCCGTCAAACAGGCTGATAAAAAAGTGGTTTACACCAAACAAGAGATGGCAATTCCCCAAGTTGTCAGCCAGAGGATGATCCGACGGGTAGCTGGGTTCTCTGGTGTACCAACAGCTTTGGGCATTAGCGCCTTGGTTGCTAGCTATCTGCTTGCTGCCTACTCTGATATCCGACTACCTCCCATCGCCGTGTTATTGGTGAATATGGGATTATTTGGTTTGGGGGTTTTAGGGATAACTTATGGCGTTCTCTCTGCCTCTTGGGATGAAGAAAAAGTCGGAAGTTTGTTGGGTTTGGGTGAGTTCAACACCAATTTGGGACGAATGGTGGCAGCTTGGCGCGAAACTCGGCAAAAAAACTTATAA
- the aroF gene encoding 3-deoxy-7-phosphoheptulonate synthase yields MIIVMKSGSPEAEINRIDEELTSWGLTPEKIVGQHKVVIGLVGETASLDPLQIQELSPWIEQVLRVEQPYKRASRQYRHGEASDVVVNTPDGAVVFGEHQPLVVVAGPCSVENEEMIVETARRVKAAGAAFLRGGAYKPRTSPYAFQGHGESALDLLARAREVSGLGIITEVMDAADLDKIAEVADVIQVGARNMQNFSLLKKVGAQPKPVLLKRGMAATIEDWLMAAEYILASGNPNVILCERGIRTFDRQYTRNTLDLSVVPVLRKLTHLPIMIDPSHGVGWSEFVPSMAMAAIAAGTDSLMIEVHPNPAKALSDGPQSLTPDRFDNLMQELAVIGKAVGRWQQPAVALA; encoded by the coding sequence ATGATTATAGTAATGAAAAGTGGTTCCCCAGAGGCGGAAATAAACCGTATTGATGAGGAACTAACCAGTTGGGGACTAACTCCAGAAAAAATTGTAGGTCAACACAAAGTGGTTATTGGTCTAGTAGGTGAAACCGCCAGCTTAGATCCGCTACAAATTCAGGAACTTAGCCCCTGGATTGAGCAGGTGTTACGGGTAGAGCAGCCTTACAAACGAGCTAGCCGTCAGTACCGCCACGGCGAAGCGTCAGATGTGGTGGTTAATACTCCTGATGGAGCGGTAGTATTTGGCGAACATCAGCCTTTGGTAGTCGTTGCTGGCCCCTGCTCCGTAGAAAATGAAGAAATGATTGTAGAGACGGCGCGGCGCGTCAAGGCTGCTGGAGCCGCATTTTTGCGCGGAGGGGCATACAAACCCCGGACTTCACCTTATGCCTTCCAAGGACACGGCGAGAGTGCTTTGGATTTGTTAGCGAGGGCGCGGGAAGTCAGCGGACTTGGGATTATTACAGAAGTGATGGATGCGGCAGACCTGGATAAAATTGCCGAAGTTGCTGATGTGATTCAGGTGGGAGCAAGAAATATGCAGAATTTCTCCTTGCTCAAAAAAGTGGGAGCGCAGCCGAAACCAGTTCTCTTGAAGCGGGGAATGGCAGCGACTATTGAAGATTGGTTGATGGCAGCCGAGTATATTCTGGCATCTGGCAATCCCAATGTAATTTTGTGTGAAAGAGGAATACGCACCTTTGACCGTCAATATACACGAAATACACTGGATTTATCGGTAGTGCCAGTGTTGCGAAAACTGACTCACCTGCCAATTATGATTGACCCCAGCCACGGCGTAGGTTGGTCTGAATTTGTGCCTTCAATGGCAATGGCTGCGATCGCAGCTGGCACAGATTCCCTGATGATAGAGGTTCACCCTAATCCTGCCAAAGCTTTATCCGATGGGCCCCAATCTCTGACACCAGACCGTTTCGATAACTTGATGCAAGAATTGGCAGTAATTGGTAAAGCGGTAGGACGCTGGCAGCAACCAGCAGTAGCTCTAGCTTAA
- a CDS encoding HhoA/HhoB/HtrA family serine endopeptidase yields MQNESRDREHPLNSISHNTADAKYRNQAPWKKAAASLSLVLLGSGMTLAGGYMAGHSRQMSESASNLAVSRVNAASPLPAATDPNFVTRVVQKVGPAVVRINSSRTVRSRIPDEFNDPFFRRFFGSQLPQSGERVQRGTGSGFLISADGRILTNAHVIDGADTVTVTLKDGRTLEGKVLGKDELTDVAVVKIQAENLPSVALGNSDQLQPGEWAIAIGNPLGLDNTVTTGIISATGRSSNLIGAADKRVEYIQTDAAINPGNSGGPLLNSRGEVIAMNTAIIQGAQGLGFAIPINTVQRISSQLIATGKVEHPYLGIQMMGLTPQLKQNINSDPNSGLSVNEDKGVLVVKVVPNSPAAKAGIRAGDVIQTLGGQAVTDASSVQKAVENSQVGGDLRMELRRNGQSLNIAVQPGAFPTQVQ; encoded by the coding sequence ATGCAAAACGAATCTCGCGACAGAGAACACCCATTAAATAGCATTTCACATAACACTGCTGATGCCAAATACCGTAATCAAGCACCCTGGAAAAAGGCTGCCGCCTCTCTATCGCTGGTGCTGCTGGGATCAGGTATGACATTAGCAGGTGGCTATATGGCTGGACATTCTCGGCAGATGTCTGAGAGTGCATCTAATTTGGCAGTTAGTCGAGTCAATGCCGCTTCTCCATTACCAGCCGCCACAGATCCTAATTTTGTAACACGGGTGGTGCAAAAGGTCGGGCCAGCAGTAGTACGGATTAACTCTTCCCGAACGGTAAGAAGTCGGATACCAGATGAATTCAACGATCCGTTTTTTCGCCGCTTTTTTGGTTCCCAACTGCCACAATCAGGAGAAAGGGTACAACGGGGTACTGGTTCAGGTTTTCTCATCAGTGCCGATGGTCGGATTCTCACTAACGCCCATGTCATAGATGGTGCTGATACAGTGACAGTAACACTCAAAGATGGGCGTACCTTGGAAGGTAAGGTGTTAGGAAAAGATGAATTAACCGATGTCGCTGTTGTTAAGATTCAGGCAGAAAATCTACCTTCAGTAGCTTTAGGGAACTCAGATCAACTGCAACCGGGAGAATGGGCGATCGCGATCGGCAACCCCCTTGGACTAGATAATACAGTAACTACCGGAATCATCAGTGCCACCGGACGCAGTAGCAATCTAATCGGTGCTGCCGATAAGCGAGTAGAGTATATTCAAACTGATGCAGCGATTAATCCTGGTAACTCCGGCGGTCCCCTGCTAAATTCTCGTGGGGAGGTAATTGCCATGAATACAGCTATAATCCAAGGGGCACAAGGATTAGGCTTTGCTATTCCCATCAACACAGTACAACGCATTTCCAGCCAACTTATCGCTACAGGCAAAGTAGAACATCCTTATCTGGGAATTCAGATGATGGGGTTAACGCCTCAACTAAAACAAAATATCAACTCAGATCCCAATAGCGGTTTGAGTGTAAATGAAGATAAAGGTGTATTAGTTGTGAAAGTTGTGCCAAATTCGCCAGCCGCTAAAGCAGGGATACGTGCTGGTGATGTGATCCAAACCCTTGGTGGTCAAGCAGTCACAGATGCCAGCAGTGTCCAAAAAGCAGTAGAAAATAGCCAAGTCGGGGGCGATTTACGTATGGAATTACGTCGCAATGGGCAGAGTCTTAACATAGCTGTGCAACCTGGTGCTTTCCCCACGCAAGTGCAATAA
- a CDS encoding phosphorylase — MAQGEILLKPDTLWTSVKERTEYALQCGALLSIPTEFEFVEQDGVRFLVRILSNLNRKKAAKDKQKKQSATSGEEFNPFLPYEEDLFVADISDTHVCILNKFNVVDYHLLIITRGFEEQESLLTLEDFTAMWACLADFDGLAFYNSSKIAGASQRHKHLQLVPLPLAPSGLQIPIEPLLISAQFQNSNATLAKLPFVHAFAPLNSNWVRSPFAGVQATLEIYHTLRHAVGLDDKQSGAYNLLATREWMLIVPRSQEHFQSISVNSLGFAGALLVRNAAEMEILKTQGPMTILKNVAVS, encoded by the coding sequence ATGGCACAGGGGGAAATCTTACTTAAACCTGACACTTTATGGACAAGTGTTAAAGAACGAACTGAATATGCTTTGCAATGCGGGGCGCTACTCTCAATTCCGACAGAATTTGAATTTGTTGAACAGGATGGCGTGCGCTTTTTGGTGCGGATTTTGTCTAACCTGAATCGCAAAAAAGCAGCGAAGGATAAACAGAAAAAACAATCTGCTACTTCTGGTGAAGAGTTTAATCCTTTTTTGCCCTACGAAGAGGATTTATTTGTGGCGGATATCTCCGATACCCATGTATGTATTTTAAATAAATTCAATGTTGTAGATTATCATCTGCTAATCATCACCCGTGGTTTCGAGGAACAAGAAAGCTTACTCACTCTGGAAGATTTTACGGCTATGTGGGCCTGTTTAGCTGATTTCGATGGTTTAGCATTTTACAACAGTAGCAAAATCGCAGGTGCTAGTCAGCGACACAAGCACTTACAATTAGTACCCCTACCACTTGCCCCTTCAGGGTTGCAAATACCGATTGAACCTTTACTAATATCAGCACAATTTCAGAACTCGAACGCAACTTTAGCAAAACTTCCTTTTGTACATGCTTTCGCACCATTAAATTCTAATTGGGTGCGATCGCCATTTGCAGGGGTCCAAGCAACACTGGAAATTTATCACACTTTGCGTCACGCTGTAGGTTTAGATGACAAGCAATCTGGTGCTTACAATCTGCTAGCAACACGAGAATGGATGTTAATAGTACCGCGATCGCAGGAGCATTTCCAATCCATCTCTGTGAATTCATTAGGATTTGCTGGTGCCCTGCTGGTACGAAACGCAGCAGAAATGGAGATTCTCAAAACCCAAGGGCCGATGACTATCCTCAAAAATGTTGCTGTATCCTAA
- the bioD gene encoding dethiobiotin synthase, translating to MLNTLLITGTDTEAGKTVLTTALAAYWQKYYPQRRWGIMKPIQSGIGDREWYQKLFALEQSAEEITPLYFQAPLAPPIAAARENRRVDLAVVWQALSKLRSQRDFVLVEALGGLGSPITEELTVADLAGEWCLPTVLVVPVRLGAIAQAVANVALARQSRINLKGIVLNCVQPRTDAEIADWTPFQLIQSLTNTPVLGCLPYLDNLTDLDKLAQIASDLDWETLTLEND from the coding sequence ATGTTAAATACACTACTGATTACTGGAACTGATACGGAAGCTGGTAAAACTGTTTTAACAACAGCGTTAGCAGCTTATTGGCAAAAATATTACCCACAGCGTCGCTGGGGAATCATGAAACCGATTCAATCGGGGATTGGCGATCGCGAGTGGTATCAAAAGCTATTTGCGCTAGAACAATCTGCTGAAGAAATTACACCTTTATACTTTCAAGCACCTCTGGCTCCTCCCATAGCAGCAGCACGGGAAAATCGCCGAGTAGATTTAGCAGTAGTTTGGCAAGCTTTGTCTAAGTTGCGATCGCAGCGTGATTTTGTGCTTGTAGAAGCCTTGGGAGGGTTAGGTTCGCCAATAACTGAGGAATTAACGGTAGCTGATTTGGCGGGGGAATGGTGTTTACCAACAGTATTGGTAGTACCAGTGAGATTAGGTGCGATCGCTCAAGCAGTGGCAAATGTGGCATTAGCTAGACAATCGCGCATCAATCTCAAAGGCATTGTTTTGAACTGCGTACAACCCCGAACAGATGCAGAAATAGCCGACTGGACACCATTTCAATTGATTCAATCACTCACTAACACGCCAGTTTTAGGCTGCTTACCCTATCTAGATAATCTGACTGATTTAGATAAACTTGCTCAAATAGCATCAGATTTAGATTGGGAAACACTAACACTTGAGAATGATTAA
- a CDS encoding serine/threonine-protein kinase, producing the protein MQPPITVGTVLQNRYRIIQILGQGGFGRTYLAEDQRRFNELCAIKELNSTARSALDWERAQELFHREAAILYQIEHPQVPKFRERFEQDQRLFLVEDYVAGQTYRTLLVERQAVGKTFTEAEVLQLIELLLPVLEHIHSRGIIHRDISPENIILRDSDAKPVLIDFGVVKELATRLQSPDSPIPETTVGKLGYSPSEQMQTGGAYPSSDLYALAVSAIVLLTGKEPKDLFDQNQLTWNWQRWVKVNPRFAVVLNQMLNHIPSDRYQSAASVSQALQPLHEVSLPNVNVSNLQTMAVSRRPDLVAPTVSPKKPDPVIPPSPTNSILDNPLAIAAIAIGVVIVAGFGSWALVSSIRSQSKTSDQTLPQNFPSPVISGGTTFTPTPTPTPTPTPTPTPTPTPTNQPVVSTKRLKLTTSNPIAVEGTLKANQIIQYSFFGREGTKLNTFIDPGSSILLTVLSPNGQPIESTAQQVTFYQGTLLVTGRYTIELTLLSGVAESNYNLNVALEKPVNPTPTETPLPLPTETPLPTPTETPLPIPTETPLPIPTETPLPIPTETPLPIPTITEAPTLPLQLMKHNHFLAKEINVKYTTDYWN; encoded by the coding sequence ATGCAACCACCGATTACAGTTGGCACTGTCTTGCAAAACCGTTACCGCATAATTCAAATTCTCGGACAAGGAGGATTTGGTAGAACCTATCTGGCAGAAGACCAGAGGCGCTTTAACGAACTTTGCGCGATCAAGGAATTGAATTCAACAGCAAGGTCGGCTTTGGATTGGGAGAGGGCACAAGAGCTTTTTCACCGAGAAGCTGCCATTTTATATCAAATCGAACACCCACAAGTGCCGAAATTCCGGGAAAGATTTGAGCAAGACCAACGCTTATTTTTGGTGGAGGACTATGTTGCAGGTCAGACGTACCGCACTCTGCTGGTTGAACGTCAAGCTGTGGGTAAAACTTTCACAGAGGCCGAAGTATTGCAGCTGATAGAGTTGTTGTTGCCTGTTTTAGAGCATATTCACAGTCGAGGAATTATTCATCGAGATATCTCGCCAGAAAATATTATTTTGCGAGATAGTGATGCTAAACCTGTGTTAATTGACTTTGGGGTGGTGAAGGAACTGGCAACGCGTTTACAATCGCCAGATAGTCCCATACCAGAAACCACCGTGGGAAAATTAGGCTACTCTCCCAGCGAACAAATGCAAACAGGGGGAGCTTATCCTAGTAGTGATTTGTATGCATTAGCGGTAAGCGCGATTGTTTTGCTGACTGGTAAAGAACCAAAGGATCTATTCGATCAAAACCAACTAACTTGGAATTGGCAACGGTGGGTAAAAGTGAACCCGCGATTTGCTGTAGTGTTGAATCAAATGTTGAATCATATACCGAGCGATCGCTATCAAAGTGCTGCTAGTGTATCTCAAGCTCTACAACCTTTACACGAAGTCAGTCTTCCGAATGTAAATGTGTCTAACTTGCAGACAATGGCAGTTAGTCGTCGTCCTGATTTAGTAGCACCAACAGTTTCACCCAAGAAACCCGATCCTGTGATTCCACCAAGTCCCACCAACTCAATTTTGGATAATCCCTTAGCGATCGCCGCAATTGCCATTGGTGTAGTGATCGTAGCAGGATTTGGTTCTTGGGCACTAGTCAGTTCCATCCGCAGTCAGTCGAAAACATCAGATCAGACGCTTCCACAAAATTTCCCTTCACCAGTAATTTCTGGTGGTACTACATTCACACCGACGCCAACACCAACACCAACACCAACACCCACACCAACACCCACACCAACACCTACGAACCAACCTGTTGTATCTACTAAGCGCCTCAAGCTTACAACATCTAACCCGATCGCGGTTGAAGGTACTCTCAAAGCAAATCAAATCATCCAGTACAGCTTTTTTGGGCGAGAAGGTACTAAATTAAACACGTTTATTGACCCAGGAAGCAGCATTCTGCTAACAGTCTTAAGTCCCAATGGACAACCAATTGAGAGTACTGCCCAACAAGTCACATTTTATCAAGGCACATTGTTGGTTACTGGTAGATATACTATTGAGTTAACTCTGCTTTCAGGAGTTGCCGAAAGCAATTACAATCTCAATGTTGCATTAGAAAAACCAGTCAACCCAACACCGACAGAGACACCTTTGCCACTTCCTACAGAAACACCCTTGCCAACACCGACAGAGACACCCTTGCCAATTCCTACAGAAACACCCTTGCCAATTCCCACAGAAACACCTTTGCCAATTCCCACAGAAACACCTTTACCAATTCCGACGATTACTGAAGCGCCAACTTTGCCGCTGCAGCTGATGAAACACAACCATTTTCTGGCCAAAGAAATTAATGTTAAATACACTACTGATTACTGGAACTGA